In one Corallococcus silvisoli genomic region, the following are encoded:
- a CDS encoding TonB-dependent receptor family protein, which yields MGAPAWAVAVVSFVVSSSALAQAPAPQEASPPPSETPLAPPPASEPAPEPAAAGAPSVPGSAAAADAPLQAPPPSEPPLAGPAPSDAPVVEAPPTDNRRFESVVVGTSEAKTSGSIHILKPEKLQRYELDDPQAILQSVPGVYGRGEDGFGLRPNLGLRGVNPDRSKKVTLLEDGILFGPAPYSAPAAYYFPLMTRMQSVRVLKGPSSVQQGPQTVGGSVDLITRDIPAQESFGLDVAGGQYLYGKAHGFFGASTERAGFLIEGVHLRSNGFKDIDNSDATTGFHRNEWMAKARYRLVPDGELRQTLQLKLGYSDEGSNETYLGLSDADFAANPLRRYKASQFDHMQWHRTQAVLSHVLEGRDVAVTTSLYRQDLDRTWRKVNGFRGISISDVLADPTSARNAIYYAVLTGEQDSSTPGETILIGPNHRVFVNQGIQSIARWTAKTGPLSHNAEFGVRYHFDSIDRRHTQDGFRMVSGELVAEGGTTEVTADNKDSTHALALHATDAIAWGPLVVTPGVRLEIIRSKSADKLADTVQHGSLEALMPGVGVYGALTPALGLFAGAYRGFSPPAPGQPQAVGPEKSVNYEAGARWARRSERFEVVGFFNDYSNLTDVCTFSNGCLNDNLDRQVDAGEANIYGLEAFAEKTFRPGGGITFPLTVAYTFTRTKLLNDFRSSDPQFGNVVVGDELPYVPHHQLYASIGIEGARWGAFISSTYLASMREQAGQGEIPEGLKTGALLTFDVNASWNITRWGQLYVSGRNILDEAVIVGRRPYGARPNAPRTLIGGFKIQL from the coding sequence ATGGGTGCACCGGCCTGGGCAGTCGCAGTCGTCTCCTTCGTCGTCTCCTCGTCGGCCCTGGCGCAGGCGCCCGCGCCGCAAGAGGCCTCCCCGCCCCCCTCGGAGACCCCGCTGGCACCGCCGCCGGCCTCCGAGCCCGCGCCCGAGCCGGCCGCCGCCGGAGCCCCGTCCGTCCCGGGCTCCGCCGCCGCTGCCGACGCGCCGCTCCAGGCCCCGCCGCCTTCGGAGCCTCCCCTCGCCGGACCCGCGCCGTCCGACGCGCCCGTCGTCGAGGCCCCGCCCACCGACAACCGCCGGTTCGAGAGCGTGGTGGTGGGCACGTCCGAGGCGAAGACGAGCGGCTCCATCCACATCCTCAAGCCGGAGAAGCTCCAGCGCTACGAGCTGGACGACCCCCAGGCCATCCTCCAGTCCGTGCCGGGCGTGTACGGCCGCGGCGAGGACGGCTTCGGCCTGCGGCCCAACCTGGGCCTGCGCGGCGTCAACCCGGACCGCAGCAAGAAGGTGACGCTGCTGGAGGACGGCATCCTCTTCGGGCCGGCGCCCTACTCCGCCCCCGCCGCGTACTACTTCCCGCTGATGACGCGCATGCAGTCGGTGCGCGTGCTCAAGGGCCCCTCGTCCGTGCAGCAGGGCCCGCAGACGGTGGGCGGCTCGGTGGACCTCATCACCCGGGACATCCCCGCGCAGGAGTCGTTCGGCCTGGACGTCGCGGGCGGCCAGTACCTCTACGGCAAGGCGCACGGCTTCTTCGGCGCCAGCACGGAGCGGGCGGGCTTCCTCATCGAAGGCGTGCACCTGCGCAGCAACGGCTTCAAGGACATCGACAACAGCGACGCCACCACCGGCTTCCACCGCAACGAATGGATGGCCAAGGCGCGCTACCGGCTGGTGCCGGACGGGGAGCTGCGCCAGACGCTCCAGCTCAAGCTGGGCTACTCCGACGAGGGCTCCAACGAGACGTACCTGGGCCTGTCGGACGCGGACTTCGCGGCGAACCCGCTGCGCCGCTACAAGGCCAGCCAGTTCGACCACATGCAGTGGCACCGCACCCAGGCGGTGCTCAGCCACGTGCTGGAGGGGCGCGACGTCGCGGTGACGACGTCGCTGTACCGCCAGGACCTGGACCGCACCTGGCGCAAGGTGAACGGCTTCCGGGGCATCTCCATCTCCGACGTGCTGGCGGACCCCACGAGCGCGCGCAACGCCATCTACTACGCCGTGCTCACGGGCGAGCAGGACTCGTCCACGCCCGGTGAGACCATCCTCATCGGCCCCAACCACCGCGTCTTCGTCAACCAGGGCATCCAGAGCATCGCCCGCTGGACGGCGAAGACGGGCCCGCTGTCGCACAACGCCGAGTTCGGCGTGCGCTACCACTTCGACAGCATCGACCGCCGCCACACGCAGGACGGCTTCCGCATGGTCAGCGGCGAGTTGGTCGCCGAGGGCGGCACCACGGAGGTCACCGCCGACAACAAGGACTCCACGCACGCGCTCGCGCTGCACGCGACGGACGCCATCGCCTGGGGCCCGCTGGTGGTGACGCCCGGCGTCCGCCTGGAGATCATCCGCTCCAAGTCCGCGGACAAGCTGGCGGACACCGTGCAGCACGGGTCGCTGGAGGCGCTGATGCCGGGCGTGGGCGTCTATGGCGCGCTCACCCCCGCGCTGGGCCTGTTCGCCGGCGCCTACCGGGGCTTCTCCCCGCCCGCGCCGGGACAGCCCCAGGCCGTGGGTCCGGAGAAGAGCGTCAACTACGAGGCCGGCGCGCGCTGGGCGCGGCGCAGCGAGCGCTTCGAGGTCGTGGGCTTCTTCAACGACTACTCCAACCTCACCGACGTCTGCACCTTCTCCAACGGCTGTCTCAACGACAACCTGGACCGGCAGGTGGACGCGGGCGAGGCGAACATCTACGGCCTGGAGGCCTTCGCGGAGAAGACCTTCCGTCCGGGCGGGGGCATCACCTTCCCGCTGACGGTGGCGTACACGTTCACGCGCACGAAGCTGCTCAACGACTTCCGTTCGTCGGATCCCCAGTTCGGCAACGTGGTGGTCGGCGACGAGCTGCCGTACGTGCCCCACCACCAGCTCTACGCCTCCATCGGCATCGAGGGCGCGCGCTGGGGTGCCTTCATCAGCTCCACCTATCTGGCCAGCATGCGCGAGCAGGCGGGCCAGGGGGAGATCCCCGAGGGCCTGAAGACGGGGGCCCTGTTGACGTTCGACGTGAACGCCAGCTGGAACATCACCCGCTGGGGACAGCTCTACGTGAGCGGCCGCAACATCCTGGATGAGGCCGTCATCGTCGGCCGCCGTCCCTACGGCGCCCGCCCCAACGCGCCCCGCACGCTCATTGGCGGCTTCAAGATCCAGCTCTAA
- a CDS encoding efflux RND transporter permease subunit encodes MNRLISACLHYRLIPIAAAALLLVLGYASLRGMPLDVFPEFAPPLVEIQTEVPGLSSLEVEKLVTTPLENGLAGVPALKTLRSKSVLGLSSVVLIFERGSDLFRARQLVQERLARIAATLPSVARPPVMLSPVSATSRVLKVGLRSDTLDRMALSEVARWTLRPRLMGIPGVANVAIWGQRDRQFQVRVDPERLRAANLQLDDVLRVARAASLPSSGGFIDTPNQRLAVTLPGATTLAALEEVPVAFRNGASIRLADVATVQEGHPPPIGEGIVDGEAGILLIVEKQPWGNTLEVTEQVEAALEQLRPALQGVTVVPGIFRPATFIETAVGNLQHAVLLGCVMVIVVLFAFLQDVRTAAISLVAIPLSLVGAVVALRLVGATLDTMVLAGLVLALGEVVDDAIIDVENVQRRLSENRALGSPRSAFQVVLDASLEVRSAVVYATVIVVLVFLPVFLLEGVSGAFFRPLAVAYVLAVGASMAVALTLTPVLCLMFLSKRGEERAPRLGGWLRERIRPLVAWMMDRPQLAVRSVLAVLLAGGLLAAWLGEGFLPHFQESDFLMHWVAKPGTSGDAVLRTALRASEELRAIPGVRHFGAHIGRAEVADEVVGPNFAELWISLGPVDDYPATVQRIHEVVEGYPGLYRDVQTYLQERIKEVLSGASGSIVVRASGPDLDTLRSKARDIEARLRGIPGVVNLKVEPQVLVPQLQVRLEPEAGRRLGLTPGDVQRAVATLLQGTKVGEVYRDERTLDVVVWGEESLRQDVAAVKSLRLVAPSGMPYRLGDVARVEMVSVPNVIQHEGASRRLDITCDAQGRALGAVVTDIRAALSGLDWPVGHHAEVLGEYAERQGARTRLLAFSLLAVLGIALVLYLDFQSPRLVAFTLGTLPFALVGGVVGVLLTGGVVSLGSLVGFVTVLGVAARNGILLVSHYRHLEASEGVPFGRELVLRGTLERLQPMAMTTLTTALALVPLVAGGLRPGQEIEHPMAVVILGGLVSSAVLNVLLVPSLYLRFGRGAGAA; translated from the coding sequence ATGAATCGACTCATCTCCGCTTGTCTCCACTACCGGCTCATCCCCATCGCGGCCGCGGCCCTGCTGCTCGTGCTGGGCTACGCGAGCCTTCGCGGCATGCCGCTGGATGTCTTCCCGGAGTTCGCGCCCCCGCTGGTGGAGATCCAGACGGAGGTCCCGGGCCTGTCCAGCCTGGAGGTGGAGAAGCTGGTCACCACGCCGCTGGAGAACGGCCTCGCGGGGGTGCCGGCGCTGAAGACGCTCCGCTCCAAGTCCGTGCTCGGCCTCTCCTCCGTGGTGCTCATCTTCGAGCGGGGCTCGGACCTGTTCCGGGCGCGGCAGCTGGTGCAGGAGCGGCTGGCGCGCATCGCCGCCACGCTGCCCTCGGTGGCGCGGCCCCCGGTGATGCTCTCTCCCGTGTCGGCGACGAGCCGGGTCCTCAAGGTGGGCCTGCGCTCCGACACGCTGGACCGGATGGCGCTGTCGGAGGTGGCGCGGTGGACCCTCCGCCCCCGGCTGATGGGCATCCCAGGGGTGGCGAACGTCGCCATCTGGGGACAGCGGGACCGCCAGTTCCAGGTGAGGGTGGACCCGGAGCGGCTGCGCGCCGCGAACCTCCAGCTGGACGACGTGCTCCGGGTGGCGCGCGCCGCGAGCCTGCCGTCCTCCGGAGGCTTCATCGACACGCCCAACCAGCGGCTGGCGGTCACCCTCCCGGGGGCCACCACGCTGGCGGCGCTGGAGGAGGTGCCGGTGGCCTTCCGCAACGGAGCGTCCATCCGGCTCGCGGACGTGGCGACGGTGCAGGAGGGGCATCCGCCGCCCATCGGCGAGGGCATCGTCGACGGCGAGGCGGGCATCCTCCTCATCGTCGAGAAGCAGCCCTGGGGCAACACGCTGGAGGTCACCGAGCAGGTGGAGGCCGCGCTCGAACAGCTGCGTCCGGCGCTCCAGGGCGTCACCGTGGTCCCCGGCATCTTCCGTCCGGCGACCTTCATCGAGACCGCGGTGGGGAACCTCCAGCACGCCGTGCTGCTCGGCTGCGTGATGGTCATCGTGGTGCTGTTCGCCTTCCTCCAGGACGTGCGGACGGCGGCCATCAGCCTCGTCGCGATCCCGCTCTCGCTGGTGGGCGCGGTGGTCGCCCTGCGCCTGGTGGGGGCGACCCTGGACACCATGGTGCTCGCGGGGCTGGTGCTGGCGCTGGGCGAGGTGGTGGATGACGCCATCATCGACGTGGAGAACGTGCAGCGGCGCCTCTCGGAGAACCGCGCGCTGGGCAGCCCCCGCTCCGCCTTCCAGGTGGTGCTCGACGCCTCGCTGGAGGTCCGCAGCGCCGTCGTCTACGCGACGGTCATCGTCGTCCTCGTCTTCCTGCCGGTGTTCCTGCTGGAGGGCGTGAGCGGCGCCTTCTTCCGTCCGCTCGCGGTGGCGTATGTCCTCGCGGTGGGCGCGTCGATGGCGGTCGCGCTCACGCTGACCCCGGTGTTGTGCCTCATGTTCCTGTCGAAGCGGGGGGAGGAGCGGGCGCCCCGGCTGGGAGGATGGCTGCGCGAGCGCATCCGCCCGCTGGTGGCCTGGATGATGGACCGGCCCCAGCTGGCGGTCCGGAGCGTGCTCGCCGTGCTGCTGGCGGGAGGCCTCCTCGCGGCGTGGCTGGGCGAGGGGTTCCTGCCCCACTTCCAGGAGTCGGACTTCCTCATGCACTGGGTGGCGAAGCCGGGGACGTCCGGCGACGCCGTCCTCCGCACGGCGCTGCGCGCCAGTGAGGAGCTGCGAGCCATTCCAGGCGTCCGGCACTTCGGCGCGCACATCGGCCGCGCGGAGGTGGCTGACGAGGTGGTGGGCCCCAACTTCGCGGAGCTGTGGATCAGCCTGGGCCCCGTCGACGACTACCCGGCGACCGTCCAGCGCATCCACGAGGTGGTGGAGGGCTACCCCGGGCTCTACCGCGACGTGCAGACGTACCTCCAGGAGCGCATCAAGGAGGTGCTCAGCGGCGCGAGCGGCTCCATCGTGGTGCGCGCCTCGGGGCCGGACCTGGACACGCTCCGCTCCAAGGCCCGCGACATCGAAGCGAGGCTGCGCGGGATTCCCGGCGTGGTGAACCTGAAGGTGGAGCCCCAGGTGCTGGTGCCCCAGCTCCAGGTGCGGCTGGAGCCGGAGGCGGGCCGCCGGCTGGGGCTCACGCCGGGAGACGTGCAGCGCGCGGTGGCCACGCTGCTCCAGGGCACGAAGGTGGGCGAGGTGTACCGTGACGAGCGCACGCTCGATGTCGTCGTGTGGGGCGAGGAGTCGCTGCGCCAGGACGTGGCCGCCGTGAAGTCCCTGCGCCTGGTGGCCCCCTCGGGCATGCCCTACCGGCTGGGCGACGTGGCGCGCGTGGAGATGGTCTCCGTCCCGAACGTCATCCAGCACGAGGGCGCGTCCCGCAGGCTGGACATCACCTGCGACGCCCAGGGCCGCGCGCTGGGGGCGGTGGTCACCGACATCCGGGCCGCGCTCTCCGGACTGGACTGGCCGGTCGGCCACCACGCCGAGGTCCTGGGCGAGTACGCCGAGCGCCAGGGCGCGCGGACGCGGCTGCTGGCCTTCTCCCTCCTCGCGGTGCTGGGCATCGCCCTGGTCCTCTACCTGGACTTCCAGTCGCCGCGGCTGGTGGCCTTCACCCTGGGGACGCTGCCCTTCGCGCTGGTGGGCGGCGTGGTGGGGGTGCTGCTCACCGGGGGCGTCGTCTCGCTGGGCTCACTGGTGGGGTTCGTCACCGTGCTGGGCGTCGCCGCGCGCAACGGCATCCTCCTGGTGAGCCACTACCGTCACCTGGAGGCCAGCGAGGGCGTCCCGTTCGGACGCGAGCTGGTCCTGCGCGGGACGCTGGAGCGGCTCCAGCCCATGGCGATGACCACGCTGACGACGGCGCTGGCGCTGGTGCCGCTGGTGGCGGGGGGCCTGCGGCCGGGGCAGGAGATCGAACACCCCATGGCCGTGGTCATCCTGGGCGGACTGGTGTCGTCCGCCGTGCTCAACGTGCTGCTCGTCCCCTCCCTGTACCTGCGCTTCGGGAGGGGAGCGGGGGCGGCTTAG
- a CDS encoding NHL repeat-containing protein produces the protein MSNQRKHRSFKKLLPSMLVLGLAVTYLGGCGDDEEPTPTPDAGTQTDAGTDAGTDAGTDAGTDAGTDAGTVTPDTDLAFLRLNANGTVDNSFGANGNGISRVNLGTGAGTVRDSMWGISRDAQDRLVVFATKKAEGTRTDTDRVVARLTANGALDETFNATPAANARKGFYALDIGGLGDSARHGFVQADGKIMSAGYLSQPSGVGAQSANRIVLLRLESTGTVDNTFGSKGVLNSAPFATNDPTKEWGISEAYAAVRQSTGAYVTTGYGRAAGVAGNTVDLISFRYTAEGLLDTTYGTNGAFILDLAGDNDRGRDAVVLKDNRVFMVGSGTPTSGNIDAMAVLITPDGHPAAADGFNEGFKLYSFDRPDEAFFNVAKADIGADEYVAAAGYRAGGGQDDDAILLIRNITTGAEFAGAVPFSETENDRFWGVTFGPDNKVYAAGFVTEGGDNRFAVARFNLDGTRDTTFGTGGIVTVNIIAGKLDEAARGITVQSDGKIVVAGAAEAQ, from the coding sequence CTACCTGGGCGGCTGCGGCGATGACGAAGAGCCCACGCCGACGCCGGACGCGGGCACCCAGACGGATGCCGGCACCGACGCTGGCACCGACGCGGGGACTGACGCTGGCACCGACGCGGGGACCGACGCTGGCACCGTCACGCCGGACACGGACCTGGCGTTCCTGCGGCTGAACGCCAACGGCACGGTGGACAACAGCTTCGGCGCGAACGGCAACGGCATCTCGCGCGTGAACCTGGGCACGGGCGCCGGCACGGTGCGTGACTCCATGTGGGGCATCAGCCGCGACGCGCAGGACCGGCTGGTGGTGTTCGCGACGAAGAAGGCGGAGGGCACGCGCACGGACACCGACCGCGTGGTGGCCCGCCTCACCGCCAACGGCGCGCTGGATGAGACCTTCAACGCGACCCCCGCCGCCAACGCGCGCAAGGGCTTCTACGCGCTGGACATCGGCGGCCTGGGCGACTCCGCGCGCCACGGCTTCGTGCAGGCGGACGGGAAGATCATGTCCGCCGGCTACCTGTCGCAGCCCTCGGGCGTGGGCGCGCAGTCCGCCAACCGCATCGTGCTGCTGCGCCTGGAGAGCACGGGCACGGTGGACAACACGTTCGGCTCCAAGGGCGTGCTGAACTCGGCGCCGTTCGCCACGAACGACCCGACCAAGGAGTGGGGCATCTCCGAGGCCTACGCGGCGGTCCGCCAGTCCACGGGCGCCTACGTCACCACCGGCTATGGCCGCGCGGCGGGCGTGGCGGGCAACACGGTGGACCTCATCTCCTTCCGCTACACGGCGGAGGGGCTGCTCGACACCACCTACGGCACGAACGGCGCGTTCATCCTGGACCTGGCCGGTGACAACGACCGCGGCCGTGACGCGGTGGTGCTGAAGGACAACCGCGTGTTCATGGTGGGCAGCGGGACCCCGACGTCGGGCAACATCGACGCGATGGCGGTGCTGATCACCCCGGACGGCCACCCGGCGGCCGCGGACGGCTTCAACGAGGGCTTCAAGCTCTACTCCTTCGACCGTCCGGACGAGGCCTTCTTCAACGTCGCGAAGGCGGACATCGGCGCCGACGAGTACGTGGCGGCCGCGGGCTACCGCGCGGGTGGCGGACAGGACGACGACGCCATCCTGCTCATCCGCAACATCACGACGGGCGCGGAGTTCGCCGGCGCGGTGCCCTTCTCCGAGACGGAGAACGACCGCTTCTGGGGCGTGACGTTCGGCCCGGACAACAAGGTGTACGCCGCGGGCTTCGTCACCGAAGGGGGTGACAACCGCTTCGCGGTCGCCCGCTTCAACCTGGATGGCACGCGCGACACCACCTTCGGCACCGGCGGCATCGTCACGGTGAACATCATCGCCGGCAAGCTGGACGAGGCCGCGCGCGGCATCACCGTGCAGTCCGACGGGAAGATCGTCGTCGCGGGCGCCGCCGAGGCGCAGTAG